The Cucurbita pepo subsp. pepo cultivar mu-cu-16 chromosome LG05, ASM280686v2, whole genome shotgun sequence nucleotide sequence AAGCTTTTTCCTATACGAGAGTTGCAAGTTTATTGTCGTGTTTTGGAATTAGGGGAAACAAAGCTTCAACAAGTCGGCCACTTCTCGACACAGCTTCAAACAAAGAGGTTAGACTGTAAAACTTCATTGATTTGACTGAACTTGACTTTAGGTTAGACTGTGAAATTAAAGGTCCGTGCTTTTATCATATTAAAACTAttaatataattcattttaaattattacaaataattttattcaaatggTTGTgtgtaccaaaaaaaaatatatctcttttaaaataaaactaatgtttttcattcaaattaaagatatttttttgttttaaaataatttaaacacattattgaaatattcaagtcgaaaaaaataaaacatatattaatttgaataattagagatttttattaatataaattaataaataataagtttaactgaccattaaaattatttcataaaaaagaTTACACAGCCGAAAATTTTAGTGACAAGTCATCCATCCGCAACAGTCCAAAATAACCAATGGAAGACGCCCACGTCGATTTCCGACTTGGCTTCAGGTCCACCCTTCCCACGACTTCTCTCGGCCGTCGATTCATCACAAACCCTAACGCTATCCGACGCATTCCATTTAGCCACATCAGCAATCTGTGGCTCCAACCATCATCCAATCAGAAATCAAATAGATGAGATATAAATATCCATCAACGATCCAAACACCGTATTGATTTGTTTTCATTTCCGATTGCTTAGACTTTCAACTAAATTTATCCTTTGAACCTTCTGAGCATCCAATGGCGCCAAAAGCCGAGAAGAAACCCGCCGAGAAGAAGCCGGTGGAGGAGAAGAAGGCCGTAGCCGAGAAAGTCCCAGCGGAGAAGAAGCCAAAGGCTGGGAAGAAGTTGCCGAAGGAAGGTGCTGCGGCTGCCGgagacaagaagaagaagagatcgAAGAAAAGTATCGAGACATACAAGATCTACATCTTCAAGGTGTTGAAGCAAGTTCATCCAGACATCGGAATCTCCAGCAAGGCCATGGGAATCATGAACAGCTTCATCAACGACATTTTCGAGAAACTGGCTCAGGAGTCTTCTAAGTTGGCTCGCTACAACAAGAAGCCGACCATCACTTCCAGGGAGATTCAGACTGCTGTGAGGCTTGTTCTTCCTGGTGAATTGGCCAAGCACGCCGTTTCTGAAGGTACCAAGGCGGTTACGAAATTCACTAGTTCCTAATTGCTCTGTAGTTCATGTGAGGCGTTTTGATTTCGCCGTTTATGGAGGATTtacttgaaattgaaaattgaggaATTAGGGCTAGGGATTCGGTTTGTTCCTCTAGATGTTCCATTTGATTCTGTGAATTATTAACAGTTAGATAagtatgatatgtatatgccGATCCTTTATCTGGTTTATTACGAACTTCTTTCCATTAACGAAATGTGTAAGACATAAGTTTTGAAAACAAGTAAAATCTGAATCAACTGAAAAGAGATCTTTCGAACTTAGTTATGatttgtaaagaaaagaacacTGCAAGTATACTTCGTAAGTAATTCTCTCTTAATGATGATGTGAATCAACTATCTGATCTTATTTTACTTAAAAGAACCGTGTTATTTGTGATCTCTGACAAACTAAACATATCATCACTAGCTCTGGCTAGGATAAAAACTATGAATACAAATAGGAGTAACCTTAAATCTAAACCTGAGGGCATGCGTGGAGAGTATTAAAATATGATCACCAGTGCCTAGAGAATGTTGAAATATGAGtatattgtatatttatttttatgaataaaattatcttgatcttttataaaaatgatatcatggaaaaaaatttagatattttaaaagtagatCGACTAGTTTTATTATGAACATGTCTCCACTTTATCTAAGTTTTCATTcaaagaaatacaaagcatAGAGTGTAATAGTAGTTTATACGAAAtgttttttgtaatattttttcgATTGGTgttaagaaaaaatgtaaatatttttacaacGATTTGTATTCAACATGGGTATGTCGTGGAAGAGTAGTAGTATTCAAATGTTAGTTGATTATTCGTTCGTGGAACAAAACTATCCCAATATAGAACCTCTTGCAAAATATTCATAACGGGCATGTAATAATCAACACTTACATTAATTATATGCATTAACATGTAGATATATGGGGAAAACATTTAACACTAATAACCACATGAATTATGACAAGTAGCTTGCATAAGAATACTCGTTATATTTGTCCGAGTTGAGTTGTCCGAAcccaactatccttaacacgTGAGGATGCCCATGTTAGCTTTGAATCCCTACTCTTTAATGTATGTTGAGGATTTTTGAGATTAATAATCGtgcattaattaattaagagaaagatcataaattaaaacaaacataACAGTCGTTTTGGGTAATAATTTTTGCTAACATATTGCAAACTTACGAGACTaaacatcaattttatttttaaaagaaaaaatgggtaCCCTGAAATTGACAAATATGGCGTCATAATCGTTTAAAACAGAGCAATATTTGGTTACAGCTCAGCAATCCGCAACATATCTGAGGATCCAATAAGATTCTACCACGTGGCTCTCTGTATGGACGACGAGGTGGCTTTTTCTTAAGTCATTGCTATCATAGACCGTCGATTTATTACCCATCGTAAACCCCATCTAACGTACTATATAATGCCAGGTCAGCAATCTGTGCCGAAAGTCATCGGCCAATAAAGACTAATCGACAAAAGATATAAAAACATAAGCCCAAGCGAAAGTATCAGAGCAAACAACTTGCTGAACTTGTACGATTCCTCAACTTTCCACCGCCTTTTCTTCGACCAAGCAAATTCCGATGGCACCCAAGGCCGAGAAGAAGCCCGCCGAGAAGAAACCGGCGGCGGAGAAGCCAGCTGAGGAAAAGAAATCCGTCGCCGAGAAAGCACCGGCggagaaaaagcccaaagcagGGAAGAAGCTTCCGAAGGAAGGCGGCGCCGCTGCTGtagacaagaagaagaagagatcgAAGAAGAGCGTAGAGACTTACAAGATCTACATCTTCAAGGTGCTCAAACAGGTTCATCCAGACATAGGAATATCCAGCAAGGCCATGGGGATCATGAATAGCTTCATCAACGATATCTTCGAGAAACTTGCTCAAGAATCATCCAAATTGGCTCGCTACAACAAGAAACCCACCATCACCTCCCGGGAGATCCAGACCGCCGTTAGGCTTGTTCTTCCTGGTGAACTGGCCAAGCACGCCGTTTCTGAGGGTACAAAGGCGGTGACTAAGTTCACAAGTTCTTAAAACCCTAATTAGGcgaaagaaattgaaaacgGAAACGAAGTAGAGTAGAACGctgttttaattattacgaTGTGTTTATGTATTTGTGATCTTTTGGgtttctcaatttcttcaaatataGTTGCTTATGATTTGTGAATGCTTCTTTGATGCTTTATTGGCTATCTGATGCTCTTATCATGAACAATTTcccatttgaatttgatgGGTTTGGTTAATCTGCTGCCGTTTGATCTTATAAATATCTGAACTCTAATTGTTGTCTTGATCAGCTTCCTATGATATGATGGGTTGTAATTTGTTAGCGATTTCCAATGAATCTGACTTGGTATTGTGagtgttcttgttttgatcGTCATATGTTGATGTTCTTCACTTGAATGGCATTGCTTGACGTTCTTGGACTGATCATATTGCTTAATCTTGTCTACCAATTTATCTGGTGGTGGTGTTGTATGAGTTATGGCGGCAGTTTGATATCAAATATACACCCAGCAGTTGAAATCAAGCCAAAATGAATAGCACTTGGGTAGTTGGGTGCGCCCATTTTTCTGTCTTTCTGTGTTCTATGGCTACATCAGGATCCCGTTGGACATTCCCGAAGGTGTCTTGTGCTTGCTGGTGAAAATGGTGGAACATTCTCgttttgatttctttgttcCTACTGTTTCTGCAGGTTTAGAGACCACGACTCTCCATGATAGCATGCTATTATCTGCTTTGAACATAAGTTTACATTTTGTTATACATTCGAGACTCGTAACTTCTTTATTCGATACTTTAGGTTtggattctattgatatggctaAGTAAGGACTATACTTTCGAGGCTAAGTAAGGATTGAATTCttttgacatggctaagtaaTGACTTAACTAtacctttgaggctcacaacttctttgttgaagggcttgactacaccttcgaagctctaaacttctttgtttgacactttaTGAtggaattctattgacatgacttaGTAAGAGCATGATTTTGGTACTATGTTAGAGACCACGACTTTCAACAATAGCATCATGATATTATCTATATCGAGTGTAAACTcttatggttttgcttttaGCTATTCTAAAATGTTTCGTACCAATAGAAATATATTGgttacttataaatttttgaTCGTCCCCTAAATTGGCGAATGTTTGGACATCTCTCGATTCGATCGAAGATAATGACAATTGCACATAGCCACACTTTTGTTTGGCTTGTTTTTCTTGATGAAAAGGGGGAGAAACTATGTGCTACAAAGCAAAAGTGTAGGGAATTTCCATGGGCCTTGAGAGATTAATGGGCCATTGGAAATGGACCGGTCCATGATTTTGAGCCcaatatgttatttttattaatttaggctcaagaatagaaatagaaataaaattggtatTGAAATTCtgatcttcattcatgtttacACGGTTTAAacaggatacaaactatcaactaatatctaaaaatgagagaaaatatataactaactaattaaatctcgtagataagataaaatataccgCTAATCAAATcctaagataaaatatacggttaatcaatatataaatatactgctaattaaatttataagataaaatatacggTTAATCAATGtataattaactaaatttggtagataagataaaatatactgctaatcaaatcttaaaataaaatataatgctAATCAAATcctaagataaaatatactgcTAATCAAATcctaagataaaatatatgattaatCAAATtctaagataaaatatactactgatcactccaaaaaaaaaaaaaaacctaaaaataaaataagagaaagtATATAACTAACTAAGtagataagataaaatatactgcTGATCAAATcctaagataaaatatactaataaccactcaaaaaattttaaaaatagagaaaatgtataactaactaaattttatagataaataaaagatactaccaatcaaatttaagataaaatatactgtTAATCAAATCATAAGACAAAATATACTGCTAATCAAATCTAccataaaatatactacttggagaaaaaaaatattaataggtAAGATATACTctataactaattattaaaatatattcttccaatatcatatcttaataaaattaaattcgaAATTTACCCtacctattttattttttagttttaaataacaaatttaataaaataaaattcgaaATTTACcctacatattttattttttagtttcaaataacaaatctaataaaataaaattcgaaATTTACcctacatattttattttttagtttcaaataACAAGTCTAATAGTTGTGATAATCAATACGACGTCGTAGCGGGCAAACAACGCGTAGAAACCACGACGCGGTCCTCTGAAGTCTTTATATGTTCAGAGAAAAATCGGCATCAGCCCTCAATTTTCTCCCAAACCCTTCACTCTCGACGAAACtgcgaaaccctaattttctcctctctctctctcttactcCCTCTTTCGACTGCTCCTTCAGTGTTTCTGTTAAATTTCTCTTTGAACATGGCCGCTCCTTTGGATATGAGTCTCGATGATATCataaagaacaacaaaaaatcCAGATCCGGAATTTCTAGAGGTCGCGGTAGAGGGTCCGGACCGGGTCCCGTCCGTCGAGTCCCCAATCGCGCCGCTAATCGCACACCTTATTCCGCTCCCAAGGTATAGCTTTGAGGATTAGTTTCTTGCTGCCGGTTTTCCTCTCTCGAATTCTGGGTTGAAGTTTTGATTTGTGATTTTGGTGTTAGGCGCCGGAGACGACCTGGCAGCATGATATGTTTGTCGATCAGGGCGCGGGTTTCCCCGTGCAAGCTGGACGTGCCTCTAGCATTCAGACTGGAACTAAGCTCTACATATCTAATTTAGATTATGGTGTCTCTAACGAAGATATTAAGGTATTTATACTTCTTTCTGATAGGTTAAATGATAGGataggttttctttttttgtttttgtttttgctgaAAGTGATGATTTTCGCAGGAACTTTTTTCTGAGGTCGGAGATATGAAACGCTACGGTATCCATTATGACAAAAGTGGCAGATCCAAGGTATTCTACGAGGCTTGGTGCAATACTGGGTTTAGACTTCTAATGAATGTTGTATCTTGGTCGAAGTTTAGAAATTCTCTTTTCCATAGGGAACGGCGGAAGTAGTTTTCTCACGACGAGGAGATGCTGCTGCGGCTGTCAAGAAGTACAACAACGTGCAGCTAGATGGAAAACCGATGAAGATAGAGATCGTTGGAACTAATATTGCCACTCATGCTGTTGGTCCTCCCGCTGCTGTGAACCCTTTCGAAAATTTCAATGGGGTTCCTAGAAGGTATTTATCAGTATACTATATTTCTGCTCTGATCCTTGGTTAGGTTTATAATTGGATGCAACTTGctttttcaaaacatatttCGAATTTCAATTCGTGTTTGAATGTCAACTAATTTGCTATAagctacttttattttttggaatcCTATACATATAGATATAAGTTTGATAAATATTAgagttttgttttccttgtattaatgattttaatttctgtttatAAAGAACTCTTACTGCAGTTTGCTTATAGCTGTTGGAGTAGTGAACTGAATGTTTATTTTAGGTTGTGATATGCTTGTAATACTCATTGTCTagagttataattttttttatcgggTATTTTTATTGCAGAACAGTTTTCCATGTGGTTTTTTACttgaatcaatttttttaacctttgCTATATATGTACTTATGTGAGCCATCGATTTTCTATTGTATGCACTTGTATCTGAatctctttattatttttaggcAAGTTTGTTTCGCTTTGGTGCTATTCATTTTATAAGTAAGGCTACCATCCTCTCAGTCATTCTACAtcaaattgacattttttttcctgttaAACAGGCAACAAGGTAGGGGTGGTCTGCCATCACGTCAACGTGGTGGTCGTGGTTCTGGAAGGGGGCGTGGGCGGGGAAGAGGCCCAAGTGAAAAAGTATCTGCCGAAGATCTTGATGCCGACTTGGAAAAGTATCATGCTGAGTCGATGCAGATAAATTAGTGGATTCATACATTATTTGGTTCTGTCACCTTCAGTTGTTCTCTGTATCACCACCATTGTCTAGACTTCGCAGAAAAGGGCTATGGTTATCCTTAGAGTTGGTTTGAATTTCTTACagcttttgggctttcttttatttagattttatatGACTTCAGCATGGTAATGTAATTGACGAACAGTAGTCAGTGTGTACTCTGCTTTCATTCATTAAGTCCTTTCTGTTTCATTTAATGAGTTGGGAATCAAAGTGGATCTATTTCTTCCCACCCTTTGCCCGATCACATCTGCGAGGATGATGTTGGTTTGATAAAATACCACTCCCAGATTTCACAACAAATGAGTTGCAGTTCCTTATTGAGGTAGATATCTACATCTATATTCTTGTCAGTTGATTCCCATTGTATCTAACAAATTTACAATTTCCCTGTTAATGTTTTTTCAGGGAACTTCAACTCCACAAAACTAATATGTAGGCATGAAGTATTGAACTTGTCAAGTGTTGGGTAATGCACTAAAAGATGAACACACTTCATAGCATGCTATGGGATCCTACTCTGAGTCGAATTATTCTAAGAAACTACCAAGATGattttgttgcctttttgGACTACGGAATCTTCATCTCTGCCTGCATTTTATCGTAAAAAGACCTGCTTAACAGGTGATATCTTTATCATAAGTAATTGTTGGTCGAACTCCTGCAACGTGGTGGTATACTACTGCTGTGCTCATGGTGAAAATCCGCAGAGCCGTGAATACATGAGAGCAGGAGGCATATTTGAGGTACCATACCATCACTGTTGAGGACAGCTCcaagttcttttctttttcttctttcttgaatttctGCCTAGTGCTAGCATATGATCTTCTCTCCTAAGATGATTGATTGATGGCATTATGAGATTTTGGCGGATGATCAATGAGCGCGGTAGAAACTTCATC carries:
- the LOC111795056 gene encoding histone H1-II-like — protein: MAPKAEKKPAEKKPVEEKKAVAEKVPAEKKPKAGKKLPKEGAAAAGDKKKKRSKKSIETYKIYIFKVLKQVHPDIGISSKAMGIMNSFINDIFEKLAQESSKLARYNKKPTITSREIQTAVRLVLPGELAKHAVSEGTKAVTKFTRTCTIPQLSTAFSSTKQIPMAPKAEKKPAEKKPAAEKPAEEKKSVAEKAPAEKKPKAGKKLPKEGGAAAVDKKKKRSKKSVETYKIYIFKVLKQVHPDIGISSKAMGIMNSFINDIFEKLAQESSKLARYNKKPTITSREIQTAVRLVLPGELAKHAVSEGTKAVTKFTSS
- the LOC111794484 gene encoding THO complex subunit 4A-like, with protein sequence MAAPLDMSLDDIIKNNKKSRSGISRGRGRGSGPGPVRRVPNRAANRTPYSAPKAPETTWQHDMFVDQGAGFPVQAGRASSIQTGTKLYISNLDYGVSNEDIKELFSEVGDMKRYGIHYDKSGRSKGTAEVVFSRRGDAAAAVKKYNNVQLDGKPMKIEIVGTNIATHAVGPPAAVNPFENFNGVPRRQQGRGGLPSRQRGGRGSGRGRGRGRGPSEKVSAEDLDADLEKYHAESMQIN